From the Winogradskyella forsetii genome, the window GCGAAGTAATTTTTAGTCATATGGCTTTAGAATGTTAGGAAAATTGCGGTTTAGTTGTCAACCAAATATAGATTCTTTTGAAAAAAAAATCTTTCAAAAGCCATTTTTTAGATGAAATGACTTTATTTAGAGATTATATACATTAATCACTATCAAATAGATGAGGTTTTCTATTTTTGCCAATCGAAATGCCGCTCATGAACTTCAAATATTCAAAAAAAGATAAACTAAAAAGTAAAAAGCTAATCGAACAGCTTTTTACAGAAGGAAAAGCAGTCACGGCATTTCCACTCAAATTAATATATCTTAAAACAGAATTTGAAGATGGCTCGCAACTCAAAACAGGCGTTTCCGTAAGCAAGCGGCTGCACAAAACTGCGGTTTCTAGAAATCGCATAAAACGTTTGCTCCGTGAAGCCTACAGACTAAATAAACCTCGATATTTTAACAATAGTTCTGCTTCTTTTGCGTTTATGATTTTGTACCTTAGTAAAGATGGAACAACTTTTGATAAACTAGATACGAGTATGAGATTGTTGTTTAAGAAATTTATCGACAAAACCGCTGACTAATGAAAAAATCTATATATAAAAAATTGCTAATTCCAGCCTTGGCTGTGCTTATCTTTTTTAGTACAACAGCTTTTAAAAATGACTTTTTTGAAATCGCCAAGCAAATAGAAATCTTTACCACATTGTTTAAGGAAATCAACATGAACTATGTTGATGATACCAATCCAGGCGACCTCATGGATACGGCTATAAAAAGTATGTTAGACGATTTAGATCCTTACACGCAATTTTATAACGAACAAGATGTAGAAGCCTCTAGAATCAATAATGCTGGCGATTATACAGGTATTGGAGCAAGGGTTTTAACTCTAAAAAACAAATTGGTTATTGTAGAACCTTACCAAAATTATGCGGCTGATAAAGCTGGTCTTAAAGCTGGGGACGAAATTATAAAAGTAGATAATGTTAGCGTTGCTGACTTTAAAGATGATGCCGCCAATTTATTACAAGGAGCCGCTGGTACAGAAGTTTCCATAACGTATAAACGTCAAGATAAAATCAACACGGTAAAGATTATTAGAGAATCCCTAGAAATAAAAGCGGTACCACACTACTCTATGGTCGATGATAAAACGGGTTATGTAGTGCTTAGAAAATTTAATGACAAAGCCTCTTCAGAAACTATTAGAGCCATTAAAGCCTTAAAAAACCAAGGCGCCACACAATTAATTTTAGATCTTAGGGGAAATCCTGGAGGTTTACTTCATGAAGCGGTTAATGTAACCAACATTTTTGTTCCCAAAGATCAATTGGTTGTTACTACCAAATCGAAAGTAAAGAAATACAACAAAACCTACTATACCCAACGTGAAGCTATTGATACCGAAATTCCTCTTGTTGTCTTAATAGATGGCAGTAGTGCTTCGGCAAGTGAAATTGTTTCTGGTGCTTTGCAAGATATGGATCGTGCTGTTGTCGTCGGAACGAGAAGCTTCGGAAAAGGTTTGGTTCAACGACCTAAGCCATTAACGTATGGTACACAAATGAAGATTACCATTTCAAGATATTATACGCCCTCTGGCCGTTGTATTCAGGCATTGGATTATTGGAATCGTGATGAAAACGGAAAAGCTACAAGAACCCGACAAGAAAATTATAATGCCTTTAAAACCAGAAGTGGACGCGATGTATATGATGGTGGAGGTGTACAACCCGATATTGAAGTCGAATTTGCCAAACAAACCCCAATTACCAAAGCTATATCTAATGAAAATTTAGTGTTTAACTTTTCAACAGATTATTATTACAATCATAATGTTGAAGATTTACAAAGTTTTGAGTTGTCGGATGCTGAATTTAAAAACTTTAAAAATTATATAAAATCCAGTGGTTTTAGTTTTGAAACCAAAACCGAAAAAGCCTTAACAAATGCCATTAAGGTTGCGAAGGAAGAAGAACTTGATGCCGTTATTTCGTCAGAATACAAGGATTTAACCGAGGCTTTACAGTCTTATAAATCCAACGCTATAGATGAAAACAAAACACAATTAAAATCATTGCTAACAGATGAAATTATTAAGCGCTATTTCTATAGTGAAGGTTTATATACCTATTATACGGCTCATAATATTGAAATCAAAAAGGCCTTGAGTATTATCAATAATCCTACTCAATACGCGAGTATTTTGAGATAGAACTTATTTTTTTCTATATTTAGCGTCATAATTGTTTTCAGTAAGTAGTAAAATTATATTAAAACATAACTGACATAATTATATTAATTTTATCATATTACTTAAAATTAATAGCGTTATTAAAGTTTACATGTGACGAATGGCAACAATAGAAAATAACACATGAAACCCCTAATTGTCTTTTTATGCCTTTGTTTTCAGCTCACTTTTTCTCAAAAAGAACTGAAACACGAAGTCTATTTTGAAACCGATCAGCACGATATTCCCGAAACTGAGCACAGTCGATTATTGCTTTTTTTATCTAAAATTGAAGATATAGATATAGGTAAAATTTCAATATACGGCTTCACAGATGATAGAGGAAGTGATAACTATAATTTGGTTTTATCCCAAAACCGGGCTGATGCCATAAAAGAGGTGTTTTCCAACAATGAGTTTGACGAATCGGTAATTACCAATGTGGATGGCAAAGGGAAAATTTTAGTCAATATTGTACATGAAGACAACCTTAGTAAAATTCGCGGATTAAACCGTAAGGTTGAAATTATAGTCACTCCCGTTTTTCCGCCAAAACCCAAAGAAGAGAAAAAGGAAACACTAGAAACCGCTGATATATTAAAAGGCGATCTAAAGGAAGGGGATAAAATTTTACTAGAAAATTTGCTTTTTAGAACAGGTTATAGTTATCTAACAAAAGATTCCAAAAAGGTATTGGATAAAATTGCAGAGGTTCTTGCAGAACGTACCAATATTTATTTTACAATTGAAGGCCATGTGTGCTGCACACAAGGCAATAGAGATGCTGTAGACCGTAAAACAAAAAAGAGAAACCTTTCTGTAGCGAGAGCAAAATATGTCTATGATTATCTCGAGAAAAAAGGGGTAAAACATTACCGGATGAAATTTGTAGGTATGCGAAGGAAAGAACCACTTGGTGGTAAACCAGAATTGGATAGACGTGTGGAAATCTTAGTGACTAGGATTTATGATAAAGAAAAATAATCTAGACACGATCTGGTAATCGCAACATAGAAATATGTGGAATGCCATCTTCCAAATACGCCTCTCCTTCTTCAACAAATCCAAGATTATTGTAAAATTTTTTTAAATAACACTGTGCAGAAATTTTAATTTCTGTTTCGTTATAATGTGTTTTAATGGCATCTATGGAAGCTTCCATAATTGTATTTCCATGTTTAAACTTACGTTCATTAGACCTAACCACTACTCTACCAATACTCGCTTTTTCAAAATAATCACCTGGTTTGAATAATCTGGTATAAGCCACTAATTTCTGTCCGCTATACCCTAAAATATGGAGTGCATTTTGGTCTTTTCCATCGATATCTTGGTACACACAATTTTGTTCAACAACAAAAACTTCACTTCTTAACTGAAGTAAATCGTAGAGTTTTTGCGTTGTCAATTCTTGAAAGGTCTTTACTTCTATAGTTAGCATTATAAATAATTAAAAAACATTCCTCTTATATTAATCTTGTACAATCACATCCTTAGCATCACTCTTGCTAAATTCTGGTTGAATATTTATATGATTGATATCGTAATTTTGAAATATAAATCCTTCAATTTTAGTCAGAATAACATCGAATTCTGATAATGAAATATCTTTTTCAAAATCAATGTGCGCTTCAAAATGAATTTCTTCTTCATTCAACTGCCAAACATGTACATGATGTACGTTTTTAATCGTTTCAAAACTGTTCAGTTTATTTACAATTTGTTCCACAGGAATCGTGTCTGGAGTAAATAACATGAGCACTTTTGTAGATGATTTTAATAAATCGAATCCCATCCAAATTAAATAAATAGCAATAGCAAAGGTCAACACACTGTCTATCCACCAAATTTGATAAAATTTCATTAGTAAACCACCAACCAGAACGGCTACACTCGCCATCATATCTGTCAATAGATGTAAGTAAGCGCTTTTCATGTTCATATTATCTTCTGCATTTTTTTTCAATAATAACACACTAAAACCATTGCCTAAAATAGCAACAGCAGACAACCAAATCACTAAATCTGATTCAATTTGGTGTGGATCCTGAAAACGTTTTATAGCTTCAACAATAAGAAGTACCGCAACCACAATTAAAGTGGAAGCATTGATAAAAGCAGCCAAAATTTCAGCACGTTTATAACCAAAAGTCCGTTTTAAAGACGCTTTTCGTTTTACTAATCTATTAGCTATATAACTAATGATTAAAGAGATCACATCACTAAAATTATGAAGTGCATCGCTTAATAAAGCTAAACTACCCGACAATAAGCCACCAACAACCTGAGCAGCTGTAATAGCAATATTTAAAAATATAGAAATTAATAGATTACGACCATTTAGATCGTTACTATGGGAATGATTATGATGGTGTGAATGTCCCATGTTATATCAATTTAAAATTGATACCTAACATGATAATGGAATCTTATCCACACGGTTTTGATGACGACCGCCTTCAAATTTAGTTTCTAAAAAGGTATCTATCATTTTTATGACTTGTGGAATAGAAGTATATCGTGCTGGAATACAAATAATATTGGCATCATTGTGTAAACGTGTGAGTTCTGTGATTTCATTTGTCCAACAAACACCAGCTCTGACATGTTGATATTTATTGGCAGTTATGGCCACACCATTGGCACTACCACAAATAAGAATTCCAAAATCCACTTTTTTTTCTTCAACATCTTTTGCTACAGGATGCACAAAATCTGGATAGTCCACACTATCTAAAGTATCCGTTCCGTAATTGTTAAGCGTGTAACCTTTGCCTTCTAAATGGTTTACGATAGCGAACTTATAATCTGGTCCTGCGTGGTCATTTCCTATTGAGATATTCATGTTTTAATTATTTGACTTTATAAACACAAAGTTACAAATAATAAAAGTCAGAGAATTGAAAGAATTAATACTTATCAATAATAGTACATAACGCTTTAAAAGCAAAAAAACCTTGAGCGATGTCTCAAGGTTTTTCTAACTTTAATTTATAAATTTTGCTTATGATTTTATTAGTTTTCTGGTAAAACTACCTTTATCTGTTGTAATTTTTACTAAATACAGACCAGATGCTAGATGGCTTGTGGAAACATTTTTATTTGTAGTTTTCAGAATTAGTTTTCCTGAAACATCATATAAACTTACATCGTTTACCGTACCATTATTTTTTAATATAACATTCAATTCATCTTTAACTGGATTTGGACCAACAAAGGCTTCAGATATATTAAAATCTGAATTACTTAAAAACTCTGCACAGTTTTCACTGTAACCACAAGAAATATCTTTTTCCCAATTAGTATAAATTCCTGTTCCTGCGTTGGCAGCATCTTCATCGTCCACGTTGATACAATCCAAGTTTGGCGTATTCAAAGTATTTAAGTTTGTAAGTCCAGAAAAACTACTCACATCTAAAGTGTTTATTGCCGTATTAGAAACATTTAATTCCGCTAATAATGTAAAATCTTGAATACCTGTTAAGTCAATAACATTTGTATTATTTAAATCTACAGTAGGTATATTTTTTATATTATCAAAAGGTACATAATCATTTAGCGGTCCTGAATCAAAACCTTCAGCTATTAAATACTGCTCAAATACATCATCTGGTACATAAGTACGGTCACATATTTCACTATAACTACAACCCTCATCTTTTTCCCATCCAAAGTAGACGCCCAATCCAGAATTTGCAGCAGATTGATCCGCTACTGCAATACAATTTAATTTTGGTGTATTCGTAGTCTTTAAAGTGGTCAAATTTAAATTAGTACTTACATCTAAGCTATTAATATCAGAATTAAAAACAGTTAAAAATGTTAAAGCTGTATTACTACTTATATCTAAACTTGATATTGAAGTATTTGCAACGCTTAAAGAAGTCAATAGTGTATTAGCACTAACGTCTATATTGGTTATAAGTGTGTCAGAGGCATCTAAAATAGTCAAAGCTGTATTAGCGCTTAAATCTAAACTGGATATAAAAGTGTTATCCACATACAACGTATCTAAAGCCGGATTGAATGATAGATTTATGCTACTTAA encodes:
- the rnpA gene encoding ribonuclease P protein component; this translates as MNFKYSKKDKLKSKKLIEQLFTEGKAVTAFPLKLIYLKTEFEDGSQLKTGVSVSKRLHKTAVSRNRIKRLLREAYRLNKPRYFNNSSASFAFMILYLSKDGTTFDKLDTSMRLLFKKFIDKTAD
- a CDS encoding S41 family peptidase; the protein is MKKSIYKKLLIPALAVLIFFSTTAFKNDFFEIAKQIEIFTTLFKEINMNYVDDTNPGDLMDTAIKSMLDDLDPYTQFYNEQDVEASRINNAGDYTGIGARVLTLKNKLVIVEPYQNYAADKAGLKAGDEIIKVDNVSVADFKDDAANLLQGAAGTEVSITYKRQDKINTVKIIRESLEIKAVPHYSMVDDKTGYVVLRKFNDKASSETIRAIKALKNQGATQLILDLRGNPGGLLHEAVNVTNIFVPKDQLVVTTKSKVKKYNKTYYTQREAIDTEIPLVVLIDGSSASASEIVSGALQDMDRAVVVGTRSFGKGLVQRPKPLTYGTQMKITISRYYTPSGRCIQALDYWNRDENGKATRTRQENYNAFKTRSGRDVYDGGGVQPDIEVEFAKQTPITKAISNENLVFNFSTDYYYNHNVEDLQSFELSDAEFKNFKNYIKSSGFSFETKTEKALTNAIKVAKEEELDAVISSEYKDLTEALQSYKSNAIDENKTQLKSLLTDEIIKRYFYSEGLYTYYTAHNIEIKKALSIINNPTQYASILR
- a CDS encoding OmpA family protein, whose protein sequence is MKPLIVFLCLCFQLTFSQKELKHEVYFETDQHDIPETEHSRLLLFLSKIEDIDIGKISIYGFTDDRGSDNYNLVLSQNRADAIKEVFSNNEFDESVITNVDGKGKILVNIVHEDNLSKIRGLNRKVEIIVTPVFPPKPKEEKKETLETADILKGDLKEGDKILLENLLFRTGYSYLTKDSKKVLDKIAEVLAERTNIYFTIEGHVCCTQGNRDAVDRKTKKRNLSVARAKYVYDYLEKKGVKHYRMKFVGMRRKEPLGGKPELDRRVEILVTRIYDKEK
- a CDS encoding GNAT family N-acetyltransferase, with the translated sequence MLTIEVKTFQELTTQKLYDLLQLRSEVFVVEQNCVYQDIDGKDQNALHILGYSGQKLVAYTRLFKPGDYFEKASIGRVVVRSNERKFKHGNTIMEASIDAIKTHYNETEIKISAQCYLKKFYNNLGFVEEGEAYLEDGIPHISMLRLPDRV
- a CDS encoding cation diffusion facilitator family transporter produces the protein MGHSHHHNHSHSNDLNGRNLLISIFLNIAITAAQVVGGLLSGSLALLSDALHNFSDVISLIISYIANRLVKRKASLKRTFGYKRAEILAAFINASTLIVVAVLLIVEAIKRFQDPHQIESDLVIWLSAVAILGNGFSVLLLKKNAEDNMNMKSAYLHLLTDMMASVAVLVGGLLMKFYQIWWIDSVLTFAIAIYLIWMGFDLLKSSTKVLMLFTPDTIPVEQIVNKLNSFETIKNVHHVHVWQLNEEEIHFEAHIDFEKDISLSEFDVILTKIEGFIFQNYDINHINIQPEFSKSDAKDVIVQD
- a CDS encoding RpiB/LacA/LacB family sugar-phosphate isomerase produces the protein MNISIGNDHAGPDYKFAIVNHLEGKGYTLNNYGTDTLDSVDYPDFVHPVAKDVEEKKVDFGILICGSANGVAITANKYQHVRAGVCWTNEITELTRLHNDANIICIPARYTSIPQVIKMIDTFLETKFEGGRHQNRVDKIPLSC
- a CDS encoding T9SS type A sorting domain-containing protein; its protein translation is MKSKLLYTTLVFSVLFLNFSFAQQTYVPDDIFEQYLIDQGYDTVLDNYVTTDNLTSVTSVDLSGTNVTDLSGIGDFLALTTLNVSSTLILTLDVTNNTALTLLNANDTALSSINLSFNPALDTLYVDNTFISSLDLSANTALTILDASDTLITNIDVSANTLLTSLSVANTSISSLDISSNTALTFLTVFNSDINSLDVSTNLNLTTLKTTNTPKLNCIAVADQSAANSGLGVYFGWEKDEGCSYSEICDRTYVPDDVFEQYLIAEGFDSGPLNDYVPFDNIKNIPTVDLNNTNVIDLTGIQDFTLLAELNVSNTAINTLDVSSFSGLTNLNTLNTPNLDCINVDDEDAANAGTGIYTNWEKDISCGYSENCAEFLSNSDFNISEAFVGPNPVKDELNVILKNNGTVNDVSLYDVSGKLILKTTNKNVSTSHLASGLYLVKITTDKGSFTRKLIKS